GATAAATAAAACGCACAGCAAACTGGGATGCAGTACTTCCATGGAAGATTTAAATTCAGAAACGGAAGCTGACAGTTATCTTCGGTTCACCAGAGGAGGCAGAAGAGCTTGTCGTTGGTGATGGTAATGACGACGCTAGTCGCTGGCTGTGGGGTAGGAGAGGTTGAAGGTTGAGCTCGCCACCAATGGCGACGCTGCTGCATGTTTGATGCTCGTCACCGGCGGTTTCGATTTGTTTTGTTGATGGAGCCGGCTTGATTATTTCCTTCGTCCAGACTCGGCTTCTTCGGCACAGCAGCTTCAGGCGGGGGGAGTCGCAGCAACGAGATGCTTTCGGCGGGACACGTGGAGCCGATCCAGGGGGTGTCGCACGAAAGGCTTGGTGCGACACTGCATGCCGCATAGAATTTTCTTCCGCGAGCCACCGCCACAAGTCCTCCAGCACCGACGTCGACGTGGCGACGCTGTCACGCTGACGGTGACGGCGGTTGTGCTCGCGGCTGCGCCGGCAATGGTCGCACGGAGCAAGTGTTGCAGCGAGGTCAGGAACTCAGGATGGGCCGGCCCAAAGAGGGGCCCGAGCTTGGTCgcacttttcttttcttttctttttaacaatGCACGATTCATCTTTACAGAGATTTGCATACAACTTAAAATATCAATAGAATTTGTATACACAAAATACATTTGCACTGACTAATTACTGGTGAAAATATGAAAGCGTGAActttacaaaaaaaatcaatgcaaACATTAATAATGTTGGAGAAAAtatcggcctgttcgcttcagcttattcggctggcttatcagccaccaaacagtgtttttctctcacaacaaatcagccgtttcagcttttcagctggcttatagctgaagcgaacaggcccaataAGGTATCATCTCAGGTGCATCCGATGAATTATAAACCCAGAAATACTGGATATACACAGTTGATTTACAGAGCAGATGGATACACGGACGACGGGTCGTAGCATGTGCTGCCACTGCTTCTTGTGTGCTAGGTCGATGTTACACGTATTGTACATGTTagcagggaaaaaaaattatatatgtgCATGTAAAGCTATATATGTACAACAACAATTAGAAAACGTGTCTATAGCGCCTTCTGGTCCAACCTCTCGTTCCAGTTGAGGCACCTGATCAGGCTGCGGAACCAATCGCCAGTTTGATCAGATTTATTAACAGTTGGGAGCGGGTACTGGCTCATGGATATACGGACAGAGTCTCCTCTTGACAATTGCTGCCTTCTTTTGCCATCAAACGATACCCAGGCATTACTTCTTGCATCATTTGGTATCTGGTACAGTTGTAAGTGCAATAGCACATCAGTGCACAAGTGTATTACTCAGCAGACCGTGGTATGACATTGTGGGATTAAATCTGATAAGCTCAAGCTAGGTGGGATTTAAATAATACAAAATGTTCATCGTTAATGGTAAGTCAAATGAGATCGGACGGAAACAATAGACACTTCAACTGTTGCTCAGTACCTTTAATTCAAGACATGCGGAATCCGGGAGGATGACAGGTCTGAATGACAGTGAGTGAGGGCAGATTGGAGTAAACAGCATGCAAGGGACATTTGGATGGACCTAGACAGGAAAAACCATAATGATCATGTTAAATTACTGCTTAATAAATTGACAATAGATATAACATTTGCATAACAAAAATATTGTCATTTCATGTAAAAAAACCATGTGCTTCATAAATAGGAAATATCCATTCGTTACATGGAGTGAAAAATGCATTTGAAGAAACAGGTGTCATATCATACTACTgacaaatgtttttttttcatgccaTTGATACAGTTAAATGATTATAGCTTGCAAGAATTAACCTACCATTGACCCCCCTGCTGCAGTTGAGTATGCCGTACTGCCAGTTGGTGTTGCTACTATCACACCATCTCCTTGCACCTATTTTTGAGTCAAGAGAAGATATATAGTATGTTTAAACAATAATCTTGATTTTACACGTAAATATAATTATACAATGGACATAATATAATCTTCAGGAGTAAGAGGCCAACTGTGTAGCAGGATGACTCAAAGTGTATCAACATTATTATTCGACAATTAGTTAGCAGCAAACAGTCCATGCAATGATGCAAAGAAGTACACAGGAATTAAGGGCAGCTCAGCTTGGACAAAACTTGATACATAAAGTTAATATTATTTCTTTTATTATATGAATATTGTTTTGTGAAACAATAATATGAACAGTAACAAAAAAGGTAATTATGGCTTCTCTAGTTTGATGTAGCTGCTGCCTAAACTTTGTCTTCCATCCATTAAGTTTCAAAGAGGAAACATCAAGAAAACATTATGATGCACAGTTTTACAGTCACCAAGTGACAAGATGCAAAGTGATACATATTTTCTAGGACTTTTTGAATCATACCTTAGTGATAAGGTGGTCATGCTCGTAACATTCAATTTTTGACAGGTATGGATTAGAACCCCGATCAACAACGACTTCGTTTAGCACATCAAACACTTTTCCAGGCATTGCTTTTCCATTACGAAAGATCTCACATCTTAGACGCATTCTAAGGGTTATATAAACCCCAAGTGTATTGTTCCCATGGATGACAGCTCTCAAGTCTTGTCTGAAACCTTCAAACTGAGGTAAATAAAATGATAACATGCTTAGTTTTGAGTCAAAAACAGGTTCTTCTAATGAAATTCTCTGAAAGAGGATAGTAAAACATACATCGTGTGAAGTCAAAAATCCAAGAGATCCAAGATTGAAAGAGACAACAGGTGGTACAGAAGTTCTAAATAAGTTTGATGCATGCAAAATGACTCCATCACCACCCAAGCATGTGACAAAATCAACTCTCTCATGAAGGTCACTGATTTTAACACATAGCATTGTTAGTAAATAGTAATATGGAAACTAATGTGCACCTTAACACTTATCACTCATCACAAACTTAAATATGTTTAATTTTTACCTGGTATCTTGAGTATAGAAGGTATGCACAAAACCATAACCAGGAATTCTAGCAAATATATCATGAACATCAGGTTCCACAAGAACATTCATCTTTTCTTGATGATGCAGAAATGAAGCAACCTGAAAAGGAAGTAATTGGAAGTTTACAGCATGCCAAATGCTATGTATATTGCTGAACAAAGAAGAGATTTAAGAGTACTAGATTCTAAAGATATCTAAATTAAGACCATCCTTTACATGTCCAAAGATATGTTGCCTCACTATATAATTATCTCTCTGATACAGTCCTTATATCTGTCTATGCATTCTATTTTCCCATGCCTCACTAAATTTGCTATGTACTCAGTAGCAGAATTTTCAAGCAAAATTTTCTCTAGCATTAAATTTGTTACGTCAATCAAAGATGCCACGGCAATGGAAGAACCCTAATCTTCTTTTGAGACAACTACACTAATCCATTACTACCAGGTACAAGAAATTAATACAACCTATTTGGGTATCTGAATGATTAGCATTTAGTAATATATATGCTCTAAAATGAAATTTGTTATGCACCTCTTTAGCTTGTTCCATGAGCTCATCACCTAATTTCTTCAAAAGCAAGACAGTCTTTGGTGGAGATTTCCACATAAGCATCTGTTGCTGGGTGCTCGGATGCGTAAAAGCTAGAGATGATTCTGTTACTTTTTCTCTAGTACAAGAAAATCCATCGGTACGTACTAGAAACATCTCTGCTTTTCTTCTGGACTGAAGTCTAACAACACCAGTTGCAGATGCACACATATTTCCATCAACAGCATCTGATTTGTTTCTCTCTAGATAAGGGGTGCCATTCTTTTCAGCAGATTTTTGTGATGCAACCTGAACATTACCATTAGAGCTGCTGGGAGATGCTCTGGTATCAACAGTAACAACTGAggtttccctttctttttcctgaagCAACGTGGAGGCTCCATTGGATGGTTTTCCATTGGTAATACCTGAAGCAACTGATAAAATATAATCATTGTCGAATGCTTTCCCATTTGAACTTTTCGAAACTGCAAACTCTGCTGCTTCATAGTCAATTGCTCCGTTATGCTCCTCACTGAGATTTTGTTTTCTCCTCGAGACCACTGAGCTACTTGATCGTCTTCTAGAGTTCAGAACAGATTTTGGATAAACCTTTTTGCTTCTAAAAAAATTGGTCATCTCTTTTCTAGAGAAAACATCACAAGCAGGAAATTGCGCTTTAAGGGGGTTAGTCTCCAGTGTAAAGTTTGACAGGAGTTCCGATCTAGTGCCAGGCAATTCACCTTGTTCAGTGCTTTGGTCACTGGAAAGGGCATTAGTGACCTCCAGATTATGACGTGCTGTTTCTATG
This genomic window from Setaria viridis chromosome 8, Setaria_viridis_v4.0, whole genome shotgun sequence contains:
- the LOC117867118 gene encoding probable NAD kinase 2, chloroplastic isoform X1 — its product is MLDVCAPHGPAKLPGAPPASLAGARVAWVPARWWWRPAAAARHGVAARALSFGSRLGLDSQNFHTRDLSQLLWVGPVPGDISEIEAYCRIFRAAEQLHTAVMSALCDPETGECPVRYDVESEDLPVLEDKVAAVLGCMLALLNRGRNEVLSGRAGVASAFQGSEDNTSDRIPPLALFRGDMKRCCESMQVALASYLVPSEPRGLDIWRKLQRLKNACYDAGFPRGDGYPCPTLFANWFPVYYSTASDDSGTEELEVAFWRGGQVSEEGLAWLLEKGFKTIVDLREEDVKDDLYLSAVQEAVSSGKIEVVNMPVEIGTSPSAEQVQQFAALVSDGGKKPLYLHSKEGVSRTNAMVSRWKQYVTRSERLAIQNRSLSGNGKPLANDKTEQHTGSPSSSTNVTKNGTPAESDRTMNNGESCEIDIETARHNLEVTNALSSDQSTEQGELPGTRSELLSNFTLETNPLKAQFPACDVFSRKEMTNFFRSKKVYPKSVLNSRRRSSSSVVSRRKQNLSEEHNGAIDYEAAEFAVSKSSNGKAFDNDYILSVASGITNGKPSNGASTLLQEKERETSVVTVDTRASPSSSNGNVQVASQKSAEKNGTPYLERNKSDAVDGNMCASATGVVRLQSRRKAEMFLVRTDGFSCTREKVTESSLAFTHPSTQQQMLMWKSPPKTVLLLKKLGDELMEQAKEVASFLHHQEKMNVLVEPDVHDIFARIPGYGFVHTFYTQDTSDLHERVDFVTCLGGDGVILHASNLFRTSVPPVVSFNLGSLGFLTSHDFEGFRQDLRAVIHGNNTLGVYITLRMRLRCEIFRNGKAMPGKVFDVLNEVVVDRGSNPYLSKIECYEHDHLITKVQGDGVIVATPTGSTAYSTAAGGSMVHPNVPCMLFTPICPHSLSFRPVILPDSACLELKIPNDARSNAWVSFDGKRRQQLSRGDSVRISMSQYPLPTVNKSDQTGDWFRSLIRCLNWNERLDQKAL
- the LOC117867118 gene encoding probable NAD kinase 2, chloroplastic isoform X2, giving the protein MMLDMSLYFLSYLNFHTRDLSQLLWVGPVPGDISEIEAYCRIFRAAEQLHTAVMSALCDPETGECPVRYDVESEDLPVLEDKVAAVLGCMLALLNRGRNEVLSGRAGVASAFQGSEDNTSDRIPPLALFRGDMKRCCESMQVALASYLVPSEPRGLDIWRKLQRLKNACYDAGFPRGDGYPCPTLFANWFPVYYSTASDDSGTEELEVAFWRGGQVSEEGLAWLLEKGFKTIVDLREEDVKDDLYLSAVQEAVSSGKIEVVNMPVEIGTSPSAEQVQQFAALVSDGGKKPLYLHSKEGVSRTNAMVSRWKQYVTRSERLAIQNRSLSGNGKPLANDKTEQHTGSPSSSTNVTKNGTPAESDRTMNNGESCEIDIETARHNLEVTNALSSDQSTEQGELPGTRSELLSNFTLETNPLKAQFPACDVFSRKEMTNFFRSKKVYPKSVLNSRRRSSSSVVSRRKQNLSEEHNGAIDYEAAEFAVSKSSNGKAFDNDYILSVASGITNGKPSNGASTLLQEKERETSVVTVDTRASPSSSNGNVQVASQKSAEKNGTPYLERNKSDAVDGNMCASATGVVRLQSRRKAEMFLVRTDGFSCTREKVTESSLAFTHPSTQQQMLMWKSPPKTVLLLKKLGDELMEQAKEVASFLHHQEKMNVLVEPDVHDIFARIPGYGFVHTFYTQDTSDLHERVDFVTCLGGDGVILHASNLFRTSVPPVVSFNLGSLGFLTSHDFEGFRQDLRAVIHGNNTLGVYITLRMRLRCEIFRNGKAMPGKVFDVLNEVVVDRGSNPYLSKIECYEHDHLITKVQGDGVIVATPTGSTAYSTAAGGSMVHPNVPCMLFTPICPHSLSFRPVILPDSACLELKIPNDARSNAWVSFDGKRRQQLSRGDSVRISMSQYPLPTVNKSDQTGDWFRSLIRCLNWNERLDQKAL